The Syntrophobotulus glycolicus DSM 8271 DNA window CTGGGCCAGAAAATCCACTTCGCTGCGGGAAGCATCCTCGGCACTGAATTCAACATCACTGACCTTGGACTTGGCCAGCTCTACGGCCATTTTCGTATGTTCCAGAACCTGTTCTTTGGTTTTGCGCAGCTTATACTGCATATGAATGGGCGAGGTCGCAATAAATGTGTGAATTCTGGGACTTTCCGCCTTTTTCAAAGCTTCCCAGGCTCGCTCAATATCCTGAACTTCCGCCCGGGCCAAACCGGCAATCTTCGTATCGCGTACTTTTTCAGCGATTAGGGACACTGCTTGGAAATCACCAGGAGATGTGATCGGAAAACCTGCTTCGATGATATCAACACCCAGTTTTTCCAGTTGTCTGGCGATTTGCAGTTTTTCCTCGACATTGAGAGCTACTCCGGGCGATTGCTCGCCATCCCGTAAAGTAGTATCAAAGAATTCTATCTGTCTCATTCTTTAATCCCCTCTCTTTCCTTGGATCTCCTCAAATTTTCTGCTGTCTGATTTGATCATCAAGTGAATTACTTGCGTTTTTTCAACCACTTCATCATACCGCGGAGCTCTTCGCCCACTTTTTCGATCTGATGCTCTTCATCACGGCGGGCGGTCGCATTAAATACCGGCCGGTTAATCTGGTTTTCCAGGAGCCATCTGTTGGCAAAAGTACCGTCCTGAATTTCAGTGAGGACTTTTTTCATTTCTTTACGGGTTTCTTCCGTGATGATGCGTCTGCCGATCATCATGTCCCCATATTGGGCCGTATCGGAAATCGAATAACGCATCCAGCTGATGCCGCCCTCATACATCAGGTCAACAATCAGCTTCAACTCATGCAGGCATTCGAAATAAGCGCTTTCCGGCTGATATCCGGCTTCAACCAGGGTATCGAACCCGGCGCGGACCAATTCCGTCACTCCGCCGCAAAGCACAACCTGTTCTCCAAAGAGGTCGGTTTCTGTTTCTTCTTTAAATGTCGTATCCAATACTCCCGCCCGGGTACAGCCGATCCCTTTGGCATAAGCCAGTCCGATCTGTTTGGCATTGCCCGTGGCATCCTGATGTACGGCGATCAGTCCTGGTACGCCCGCCCCTTCGGTGTATGTGCGGCGAACCAAATGTCCCGGACTCTTCGGGGCAACCATGATCACATCCACATCCTTGGGCGGAACAATCTGACCAAAGTGAATATTGAATCCATGGGAAAAGACCAAAACTTTTCCGGCTTTCACAAATGGCTTGATCTCCTGATTGTACACTTTGCTCTGAAATTCATCAGGTAAAAGAATTTGAATAATATCCGCTTTTTCAGCCGCTTCAGCTACCGTAGCGACCTTTAGTCCCGCCGCTTCGGCTTCTTTCCACCTGCTG harbors:
- the ilvC gene encoding ketol-acid reductoisomerase, with translation MAKIYYDADADLGILQGKTIAVMGWGSQGHAQSQNLKESGLDVIVGLRKDSSRWKEAEAAGLKVATVAEAAEKADIIQILLPDEFQSKVYNQEIKPFVKAGKVLVFSHGFNIHFGQIVPPKDVDVIMVAPKSPGHLVRRTYTEGAGVPGLIAVHQDATGNAKQIGLAYAKGIGCTRAGVLDTTFKEETETDLFGEQVVLCGGVTELVRAGFDTLVEAGYQPESAYFECLHELKLIVDLMYEGGISWMRYSISDTAQYGDMMIGRRIITEETRKEMKKVLTEIQDGTFANRWLLENQINRPVFNATARRDEEHQIEKVGEELRGMMKWLKKRK